A genomic segment from Amycolatopsis camponoti encodes:
- a CDS encoding methyltransferase encodes MLVHWVEDGEELTAEWRSENNAPPPAEIVVADDDLAADEAYRLAVDGKAVLWRGDFQNARQLLQAVGRRIDRAGKRRPAKSATEAFHLHRQRQARQAQLLGKLLVPVDPGHVVPLRRAPDVREACTEAYGPAEGAAVVSLRELLGVIGAHEWRRKGVEVPGLGARIHPHYGVFSPARGEYVDLVAAAPLPSTRLAFDIGTGSGVLAAVLLARGVESVVATDLDQRALDCARENLDRLGFAGRARFVQADLFPPGEAPLVVCNPPWLPAKPTSPIEHAIYDPGSRMLRGYLDRLGKHLEPDGEGWLVLSDLAEHLGLRSRAELLEAIDAAGLTVLGKTDTRPRHPRASDPDDPLHAARAAEVTSLWRLAGHR; translated from the coding sequence ATGCTCGTCCACTGGGTCGAGGACGGCGAGGAGCTGACCGCGGAGTGGCGGTCGGAGAACAACGCGCCGCCGCCGGCGGAGATCGTCGTGGCCGACGACGACCTCGCCGCCGACGAGGCCTACCGCCTGGCCGTCGACGGCAAGGCCGTGCTGTGGCGCGGTGACTTCCAGAACGCGCGGCAGCTGCTGCAGGCCGTGGGCAGGCGGATCGACCGGGCCGGCAAGCGGCGCCCGGCGAAGAGCGCCACCGAGGCGTTCCACCTGCACCGCCAACGGCAGGCCCGGCAGGCCCAGCTGCTGGGCAAGCTGCTCGTGCCCGTGGACCCCGGGCACGTCGTCCCCCTGCGCCGGGCGCCCGACGTGCGGGAGGCGTGCACGGAGGCCTACGGCCCCGCGGAGGGCGCGGCGGTCGTGTCGCTGCGCGAGCTGCTCGGCGTGATCGGCGCGCACGAGTGGCGGCGCAAGGGTGTCGAGGTGCCCGGGCTCGGCGCGCGCATCCACCCGCACTACGGGGTGTTCTCGCCGGCCCGCGGCGAGTACGTCGACCTGGTGGCCGCGGCCCCGCTCCCGTCGACCAGGCTCGCGTTCGACATCGGCACCGGCTCCGGGGTGCTCGCCGCGGTACTGCTCGCCCGCGGGGTGGAATCCGTGGTGGCCACGGACCTCGACCAGCGGGCACTGGACTGCGCGCGGGAAAACCTCGACCGGCTCGGGTTCGCCGGGCGGGCGCGGTTCGTGCAGGCGGACCTGTTCCCGCCCGGCGAGGCACCGCTGGTCGTCTGCAACCCGCCGTGGCTGCCGGCCAAGCCGACCTCGCCGATCGAGCACGCCATTTACGACCCGGGCAGCCGGATGCTCCGGGGATACCTGGACCGGCTGGGCAAGCACCTCGAGCCCGACGGCGAAGGCTGGCTGGTGCTTTCGGACCTCGCCGAACACCTCGGTTTGCGTTCGCGGGCCGAGCTCCTCGAAGCCATCGACGCCGCCGGGCTGACGGTGCTCGGGAAGACCGACACCCGGCCGCGCCACCCCCGCGCGTCCGATCCGGACGATCCGCTGCACGCGGCACGCGCCGCCGAGGTCACCTCGCTTTGGCGGCTCGCCGGTCACCGCTGA
- a CDS encoding DHA2 family efflux MFS transporter permease subunit — MSHSGPTTSGDVAGKLDRGVLKVAAVVVLGSIMAILDTTVVNVALQELTVQFKTSFATIQWVSTGYMLALAAVIPVTGWASDRFGTKRLYLVALSVFLLGSVLAGLSWNIETLIGFRVLQGLGGGMLMPAGMTLLTRAAGPQRVGQVMALLGVPMLLGPIGGPILGGWLVDTVSWRWIFFINVPIGLIALWLTTVFLPRDRPERADRFDFPGMLMLSPGLALLLYGVANVPGAGGVSRPEVWLPVGLGVVLVAGFVVRATRIPNPLIDLGLFRDRTFSVAVLTMAFFSVSFFGVMLLFPSYFLLVRGESALWAGLLMAPQGIGAMLTMPVAGKLADRIGAGKVILPGILAIAAGLLLFAGIGAETAYWQLLAALFVVGLGVGAAMMPIMVAALQTLRHQEVARASTATNIIQQMFGAIGSAVMSIILAGVLAAKFGVPTSQGQLAAGAALAQPATHDAAAVAAADSFGTAFTWGLVFMVVSAIPAVLLLRKAPVRGELAADVVDVPTRETVV, encoded by the coding sequence ATGTCTCACTCTGGACCCACCACGTCCGGCGACGTCGCCGGCAAGCTCGATCGCGGCGTGCTCAAGGTCGCCGCCGTCGTGGTGCTCGGCTCGATCATGGCGATCCTCGACACCACCGTCGTCAACGTCGCCCTGCAAGAGCTCACCGTGCAGTTCAAGACCTCCTTCGCCACCATCCAGTGGGTCTCCACCGGGTACATGCTCGCGCTGGCCGCGGTCATCCCGGTGACCGGCTGGGCGTCGGACCGCTTCGGCACCAAGCGCCTCTACCTCGTCGCGCTGTCGGTGTTCCTGCTCGGCTCGGTGCTCGCCGGGCTGTCGTGGAACATCGAGACCCTGATCGGATTCCGTGTCCTGCAAGGACTCGGTGGCGGGATGCTGATGCCCGCCGGGATGACCCTGCTCACCCGGGCGGCCGGGCCGCAGCGCGTCGGCCAGGTGATGGCGCTGCTCGGCGTGCCGATGCTGCTCGGCCCGATCGGCGGCCCGATCCTCGGCGGCTGGCTCGTCGACACGGTGTCCTGGCGCTGGATCTTCTTCATCAACGTCCCCATCGGACTGATCGCACTCTGGCTCACCACCGTGTTCCTGCCCCGCGACCGGCCGGAGCGGGCGGACCGCTTCGACTTCCCCGGCATGCTGATGCTGTCGCCCGGGCTCGCCCTCCTGCTCTACGGCGTGGCGAACGTGCCGGGCGCCGGCGGCGTGAGCCGGCCGGAGGTGTGGCTGCCCGTCGGGCTGGGCGTCGTCCTGGTCGCCGGGTTCGTCGTGCGGGCCACCCGGATCCCGAACCCCCTGATCGATCTGGGCCTGTTCCGCGACCGGACGTTCTCGGTGGCCGTGCTGACGATGGCGTTCTTCTCGGTGTCGTTCTTCGGCGTGATGCTGCTGTTCCCCAGCTACTTCCTGCTGGTGCGCGGGGAATCCGCGCTCTGGGCCGGGCTCCTGATGGCGCCGCAGGGAATCGGCGCGATGCTCACCATGCCCGTCGCCGGCAAGCTCGCCGACCGGATCGGCGCCGGCAAGGTGATCCTGCCCGGCATCCTCGCCATCGCCGCCGGGCTGCTGCTGTTCGCCGGCATCGGCGCCGAGACCGCGTACTGGCAGCTGCTGGCCGCGTTGTTCGTCGTGGGCCTCGGGGTCGGCGCGGCCATGATGCCGATCATGGTCGCCGCGCTGCAGACGTTGCGGCACCAGGAAGTCGCCCGCGCTTCGACGGCGACGAACATCATCCAGCAGATGTTCGGGGCCATCGGCTCGGCGGTCATGTCGATCATCCTCGCCGGGGTGCTCGCGGCGAAGTTCGGCGTGCCGACGAGCCAGGGACAGCTGGCCGCGGGGGCCGCGCTCGCGCAGCCCGCCACCCACGACGCCGCCGCGGTGGCCGCCGCCGACTCGTTCGGCACGGCGTTCACCTGGGGACTCGTCTTCATGGTGGTGTCCGCGATCCCGGCCGTGCTCCTCCTGCGAAAAGCGCCGGTCCGTGGTGAACTCGCAGCCGACGTGGTGGATGTGCCCACCAGGGAAACCGTGGTCTAG
- a CDS encoding SAM-dependent methyltransferase, producing the protein MTQTKFDVPVSVGLTAFAACSARAVEGSRPDRLMEDPFAVRFIHGAKLDTGLPLSVAEVERESMLSSRFAGVRTRVFDDFLRQAVADGAGQVVILAAGLDARAFRMPWTAGIDVYEVDHPDVLDFKDAVLGDIGAEPPCRRHVVRADLAGDWGSVLDAAGFDPGRKTAWMAEGLLPYLGAREEGDLLRTLGTRSLPGSRVCLEYMPPDVVATFRDHPRLEVTSDTLGVPIREMWNAEPREDTAGLLEGLGWRVGFRSLGDCAQALGTPLGDEFATPGDDFTDGMARCGYLTAELTR; encoded by the coding sequence ATGACCCAGACCAAGTTCGATGTACCGGTGAGCGTCGGGCTGACGGCCTTCGCGGCCTGCTCGGCGCGGGCCGTCGAAGGCAGCCGGCCGGACCGGTTGATGGAGGACCCCTTCGCCGTCCGCTTCATCCACGGCGCGAAGCTGGACACCGGGCTTCCGCTGAGCGTCGCCGAGGTCGAGCGCGAGTCGATGCTCTCGTCGCGGTTCGCCGGCGTGCGGACCCGGGTGTTCGACGACTTCCTGCGCCAGGCCGTCGCCGACGGGGCCGGCCAGGTCGTGATCCTCGCGGCCGGACTCGACGCGCGGGCGTTCCGGATGCCGTGGACCGCCGGGATCGACGTCTACGAGGTCGACCACCCGGACGTCCTCGACTTCAAGGACGCCGTGCTCGGCGACATCGGGGCGGAGCCGCCGTGCCGGCGGCACGTGGTCCGCGCCGACCTGGCCGGCGACTGGGGTTCGGTCCTGGACGCCGCGGGGTTCGACCCGGGGCGCAAGACGGCGTGGATGGCCGAAGGCCTGCTGCCCTACCTGGGCGCGCGGGAGGAGGGTGACCTGCTGCGGACCCTCGGCACGCGGTCGCTGCCGGGCAGCCGCGTGTGCCTCGAGTACATGCCGCCGGACGTCGTCGCGACCTTCCGCGACCACCCGCGGCTGGAGGTCACGAGCGACACCCTCGGCGTGCCCATCCGGGAGATGTGGAACGCCGAGCCGCGGGAGGACACCGCCGGCCTGCTGGAGGGGCTCGGCTGGCGCGTCGGCTTCCGGTCGCTCGGCGACTGCGCGCAGGCGCTGGGGACGCCGCTCGGGGACGAGTTCGCGACCCCCGGCGACGACTTCACCGACGGCATGGCGCGGTGCGGCTACCTGACCGCCGAGCTGACCCGCTGA
- a CDS encoding GntR family transcriptional regulator has product MVGVKDDGRPLFLQIAEQIEGSIVDGSLAADTQVPSTNELAAFHRINPATAAKGINQLVSDGILYKRRGIGMFVATDARAQLLERRRRDFTRQFVAPLMAEAGKLGMGAEEIKKLIDVWEPQR; this is encoded by the coding sequence GTGGTCGGCGTGAAGGACGACGGGCGGCCGTTGTTCCTGCAGATCGCCGAGCAGATCGAAGGCTCGATCGTCGACGGCAGCCTGGCCGCGGACACGCAGGTGCCCTCGACCAACGAGCTCGCGGCCTTCCACCGGATCAACCCGGCGACCGCGGCCAAGGGCATCAACCAGCTCGTCTCGGACGGGATCCTCTACAAGAGACGAGGCATCGGCATGTTCGTCGCCACGGACGCCCGCGCGCAGCTGCTGGAGCGGCGGCGCCGGGACTTCACGCGGCAGTTCGTCGCCCCGCTGATGGCGGAGGCGGGCAAGCTCGGCATGGGCGCCGAGGAGATCAAGAAGCTGATCGACGTCTGGGAGCCGCAGCGATGA
- a CDS encoding ATP-binding cassette domain-containing protein yields the protein MNVVRTTGVTKRYGPLAALDGVSLELAGNTIHGLLGRNGAGKTTLMRILTGQDFETGGAVEVFGQHPRENAGVLSRVCFVKESQHYPEKFRVKHALRAAELLYPNWDSAYAAALLADFAVPAGGRIGKLSRGGLSAVGVIIGLASRAPLTLFDEPYLGLDAVARQLFYDRLLADFAEHPRTIVLSTHLIDEVSDLIEHVVVLDRGRVLIDTDAESLRGEAVAVTGPAGAVERFAAGHEELHRERIGGSLRVTLTGAVDRFEPGLDFEPVSLQQLVVRTTQGHGGPVAAGKESR from the coding sequence ATGAACGTGGTGCGCACGACCGGGGTGACCAAGCGCTACGGACCCCTCGCCGCGCTCGACGGCGTGAGCCTCGAACTGGCCGGGAACACGATCCACGGCCTGCTGGGCCGCAACGGCGCCGGCAAGACCACGCTGATGCGGATCCTCACCGGGCAGGACTTCGAGACCGGCGGCGCGGTGGAGGTCTTCGGGCAGCACCCGCGCGAGAACGCCGGCGTCCTTTCGCGGGTCTGCTTCGTCAAGGAAAGCCAGCACTACCCGGAGAAGTTCCGGGTGAAGCACGCGCTGCGGGCCGCGGAACTGCTCTACCCGAACTGGGACAGCGCCTACGCCGCGGCGCTGCTGGCGGACTTCGCCGTCCCGGCCGGCGGGCGGATCGGCAAGCTCTCGCGCGGCGGGCTCTCGGCGGTCGGGGTGATCATCGGGCTGGCTTCACGGGCCCCGCTGACCCTGTTCGACGAGCCCTACCTCGGTCTCGACGCCGTCGCGCGGCAGCTGTTCTACGACCGGCTGCTCGCCGACTTCGCCGAGCACCCGCGCACGATCGTGCTCTCCACGCACCTGATCGACGAGGTCAGCGACCTGATCGAACACGTCGTGGTGCTCGACCGCGGCCGGGTGCTCATCGACACCGACGCGGAGTCGCTGCGCGGTGAGGCCGTCGCGGTGACCGGGCCCGCCGGCGCCGTCGAGCGCTTCGCCGCCGGCCACGAGGAACTGCACCGGGAGCGGATCGGCGGGTCCCTGCGCGTCACCCTCACCGGCGCCGTGGACCGGTTCGAGCCCGGGCTGGACTTCGAGCCGGTTTCGCTGCAGCAGCTGGTCGTCCGCACCACCCAAGGCCACGGCGGGCCGGTCGCCGCCGGGAAGGAGTCCCGATGA
- the trpA gene encoding tryptophan synthase subunit alpha, with amino-acid sequence MRSLTDTLARTKAAGRAALIAYLPAGFPTVDGGIAALRATLDAGADIVEVGLPHSDPVLDGPVIQTADDLALRGGVRIADVLRTVREVHAATGKPVLVMSYWNPVSRYGVERFARELAAAGGAGCVLPDLPVAESAEWRRHAAAHDLATVFVVAPSSTDAQLRETVAAGTGFVYAAALMGVTGARASVDEAAGVLARRLRAVTELPVCVGMGIADASRAADVATFADGVIVGSALVKTLLEGRDTKALERLTAQLATGVHGV; translated from the coding sequence CTGCGCTCGCTCACCGACACGCTCGCCAGGACGAAGGCGGCCGGCCGGGCCGCGCTCATCGCGTACCTGCCCGCCGGGTTCCCCACGGTCGACGGCGGGATCGCCGCGCTGCGGGCCACCCTCGACGCGGGCGCGGACATCGTCGAGGTCGGCCTGCCGCACAGCGACCCGGTGCTGGACGGCCCGGTCATCCAGACCGCCGACGACCTCGCGCTGCGCGGCGGGGTCCGGATCGCCGACGTCCTGCGCACGGTGCGCGAAGTCCACGCCGCGACGGGCAAGCCGGTGCTGGTGATGTCGTACTGGAACCCGGTGTCCCGCTACGGCGTCGAGCGGTTCGCCCGCGAGCTGGCCGCGGCCGGCGGGGCGGGCTGCGTGCTGCCGGACCTGCCGGTGGCGGAGTCCGCGGAATGGCGCCGGCACGCCGCGGCGCACGACCTGGCCACGGTGTTCGTGGTCGCGCCGAGCAGCACCGACGCCCAGCTGCGCGAAACCGTCGCGGCCGGGACCGGGTTCGTCTACGCGGCCGCGCTGATGGGCGTCACCGGGGCGCGCGCCTCGGTCGACGAAGCCGCCGGAGTTCTGGCGCGGCGGCTCCGCGCGGTCACCGAGCTGCCGGTCTGCGTCGGGATGGGCATCGCGGACGCGAGCCGGGCCGCCGATGTCGCGACGTTCGCGGACGGGGTGATCGTCGGCTCGGCCCTGGTGAAAACGCTCCTCGAAGGGCGGGACACGAAGGCGCTCGAGCGGCTGACGGCGCAGCTCGCGACCGGAGTGCACGGGGTTTGA
- the trpB gene encoding tryptophan synthase subunit beta: MEHAFFYPAAPGTLPTPEGYFGAFGGRFVPQALVAAVDQVAAEYERAKADPAFVARFEDLLAHYVGRPSALTEVPRFAAHAGGARVFLKREDLNHTGSHKVNNALGQVLLAERMGKTRVIAETGAGSHGVATATACALTGLTCTVYMGETDMRRQAVNVARMELIGAEVVPVTSGSRTLKDAINETFRDWVARVEDTHYLFGTVAGPHPFPAMIRDFQRVIGVEARRQLLERTGRLPDAAIACVGGGSNAIGLFHAFLDDPGVRLIGCEAAGRGVPSGQHAASLSAGEPGVLHGSRSYVLQDDEGQILEAWSISAGLDYPGVGPEHAHLHDSGRAAYRPVTDDEAMHAFRLLASTEGIVPAIESAHALAGALEVGAELGPDALLLVNLSGRGDKDLDTAAVHFGLEATR, encoded by the coding sequence ATGGAGCACGCCTTCTTCTACCCGGCCGCGCCGGGAACCCTGCCCACGCCCGAGGGGTACTTCGGTGCCTTCGGCGGCCGGTTCGTCCCGCAGGCGCTCGTCGCCGCCGTCGACCAGGTAGCCGCCGAATACGAACGGGCGAAGGCGGATCCCGCCTTCGTCGCCCGCTTCGAGGACCTGCTCGCCCATTACGTAGGACGCCCGAGCGCGCTCACCGAGGTGCCGCGCTTCGCCGCGCACGCCGGGGGCGCGCGGGTGTTCCTCAAGCGCGAGGACCTCAACCACACCGGCTCGCACAAGGTCAACAACGCGCTCGGCCAGGTGCTGCTGGCCGAGCGGATGGGCAAGACCCGCGTCATCGCGGAGACGGGCGCGGGCTCGCACGGCGTGGCGACCGCCACCGCGTGCGCGCTGACCGGCCTCACCTGCACCGTCTACATGGGAGAGACGGACATGCGCCGCCAGGCGGTCAACGTGGCGCGGATGGAACTGATCGGCGCCGAGGTCGTCCCGGTGACGTCGGGGTCCCGCACCCTCAAGGACGCCATCAACGAGACGTTCCGCGACTGGGTCGCCCGCGTCGAGGACACGCACTACCTGTTCGGCACGGTCGCCGGGCCGCACCCGTTCCCGGCCATGATCCGCGACTTCCAGCGCGTCATCGGCGTCGAAGCCCGCCGCCAGCTCCTCGAGCGGACGGGACGGCTCCCCGACGCCGCAATCGCTTGCGTCGGCGGCGGATCCAACGCGATCGGCCTGTTCCACGCTTTTCTCGACGACCCCGGCGTGCGCCTGATCGGCTGCGAAGCCGCGGGCCGCGGCGTGCCGAGCGGACAGCACGCGGCGTCGCTGTCGGCGGGCGAACCGGGTGTCCTGCACGGCTCGCGTTCCTACGTCCTGCAGGACGACGAAGGCCAGATCCTCGAAGCCTGGTCGATCTCGGCCGGGCTCGACTACCCCGGCGTCGGCCCGGAACACGCGCACCTGCACGACTCCGGCCGCGCCGCCTACCGCCCGGTCACCGACGACGAGGCGATGCACGCCTTCCGCCTGCTCGCCTCGACCGAGGGCATCGTCCCGGCCATCGAAAGCGCGCACGCGCTGGCCGGCGCCCTCGAAGTCGGCGCCGAGCTCGGCCCGGACGCCCTCCTCCTGGTGAACCTCTCCGGCCGCGGTGACAAGGACCTCGACACCGCCGCCGTCCACTTCGGACTGGAGGCCACGCGATGA
- the trpM gene encoding tryptophan biosynthesis modulator TrpM translates to MPLTVCFARGRRPRGCQAPARRVRGRRVRYAIGSEAGQVDGMRWPRAPRVARDR, encoded by the coding sequence GTGCCCCTCACCGTCTGCTTCGCCCGTGGCCGCCGGCCGCGTGGCTGCCAGGCGCCCGCGCGGCGCGTGCGCGGGCGCCGGGTGCGGTACGCGATCGGCTCCGAGGCGGGCCAGGTCGACGGGATGCGATGGCCGCGTGCGCCGCGCGTCGCGAGGGATCGCTGA
- a CDS encoding NAD(P)/FAD-dependent oxidoreductase — translation MSSEVSADVVVVGAGVIGSAIALELAKAGRRVVVVDRASGAGQGSTSASSAVVRYNFSTLAGVAAAWESHFCWSAWAEHLGHDVGAPARFERCGLVVLDVPVAPRAGWLPLFDQVGVPYEEWDSATLAERVPGIDTGRFWPPKRIDDDAFGADATETLGGVYTPDAGYVTDPRLAAQNLAAAAAEEGAAFRFRATVSGVESGGGRVSAVVLADGTKISAPVVVNAAGPWSGRLNALAGAGSDFTIGVRPLRQEVAHVLAPEGYHPAGGVGPAVADMDLGTYFRGEVGGGLLVGGTEPECDPLQWLDDPDDAGPNPTMAVFEAQVTRAARRLPGLRVPNRARGVVGVYDAADDWTPIYDRTGLPGFYVAMGTSGNQFKNAPVVGRLMATLIEQVESGADHDTEPVRYKGVHTGLEIDLGAFSRKRKRNTGSSGTVMG, via the coding sequence ATGAGTTCGGAAGTCAGCGCGGACGTCGTGGTGGTCGGCGCCGGGGTGATCGGGTCGGCGATCGCGCTCGAACTGGCCAAGGCGGGCCGCCGGGTGGTCGTGGTGGACCGCGCGAGCGGCGCCGGGCAGGGCTCGACGAGCGCGTCGAGTGCTGTGGTGCGGTACAACTTCTCCACCCTGGCCGGGGTGGCCGCCGCGTGGGAGTCGCACTTCTGCTGGTCGGCGTGGGCCGAGCACCTCGGCCACGACGTCGGCGCGCCGGCCCGGTTCGAACGCTGCGGCCTGGTCGTGCTCGACGTGCCGGTCGCCCCGCGAGCCGGCTGGCTGCCGCTGTTCGACCAGGTCGGCGTGCCCTACGAAGAGTGGGACAGCGCCACCCTCGCCGAACGCGTCCCCGGGATCGACACCGGCCGGTTCTGGCCGCCCAAGCGCATCGACGACGACGCTTTCGGGGCCGACGCCACGGAGACGCTCGGCGGCGTCTACACACCGGACGCCGGGTACGTCACCGATCCGCGGCTCGCCGCGCAGAACCTGGCGGCGGCGGCCGCCGAGGAAGGCGCGGCGTTCCGGTTCCGCGCCACGGTGTCCGGTGTGGAGTCCGGCGGCGGCCGGGTGAGCGCGGTGGTCCTCGCGGACGGCACGAAGATCTCCGCGCCGGTCGTGGTCAACGCCGCGGGACCGTGGTCGGGCCGGCTCAACGCCCTGGCCGGGGCCGGCTCGGACTTCACGATCGGCGTGCGGCCGCTGCGGCAGGAGGTCGCGCACGTGCTCGCCCCCGAGGGCTACCACCCGGCAGGCGGGGTCGGCCCCGCGGTGGCGGACATGGACCTGGGGACCTACTTCCGCGGCGAGGTCGGCGGCGGCCTGCTCGTCGGCGGCACCGAGCCGGAGTGCGACCCGCTGCAGTGGCTCGACGACCCGGACGACGCCGGCCCGAACCCGACCATGGCGGTGTTCGAAGCCCAAGTGACGCGCGCGGCGCGCCGGCTGCCCGGGCTGCGGGTGCCGAACCGCGCCCGCGGGGTCGTCGGCGTGTACGACGCCGCCGACGACTGGACGCCGATCTACGACCGCACCGGGCTGCCGGGGTTCTACGTCGCGATGGGCACCAGCGGCAACCAGTTCAAGAACGCCCCCGTCGTCGGCAGGCTCATGGCGACGCTGATCGAGCAGGTCGAGTCCGGCGCCGACCACGACACCGAGCCGGTCCGCTACAAGGGGGTCCACACCGGCCTGGAGATCGACCTGGGCGCGTTCTCCCGCAAGAGGAAACGCAACACCGGCAGCTCGGGCACGGTGATGGGCTGA
- a CDS encoding PucR family transcriptional regulator: MSDRDLQSIVDELAERLRRSVAIDDPAIRLLAASRHFGDEDAVRVSSVMNRSVGPEIVDRVLAQGIARWVAPGVVDVEGALPRLCAPVRCNGMLLGYLWLIDEDGTFTDHEVTSAGEAAASAGAMLLRRLLLHERSKARQEGILRELVSGDLAVRAQAIEDLRAEQLFGDESTCFTVLAVHGPASDATAAPREVAFEAAVEDGIRAITDDVALMAANRSRAWILLVQRVPPSRGLVEAVAERITARFRRLGDENGRPVFGLGGTVASLGEVVTSYRQALLATRAALLLPGTGAVARWGELGPYELLLKLPAEDLLDASSVPALAAVEREDTHDVLIASLTDFFDHGGNIQRAADSLRIHRTTLYQRLKRIEQITGCSLDSGDDRLMLHLGLKLRMIAAAYREHPGR, encoded by the coding sequence GTGTCCGATCGCGATCTCCAGTCCATCGTGGACGAACTCGCCGAGCGCCTGCGGCGGTCGGTCGCGATCGACGACCCCGCCATCCGCCTGCTCGCCGCGAGCCGCCACTTCGGTGACGAGGACGCCGTGCGCGTCAGCTCGGTCATGAACCGGTCGGTGGGGCCGGAGATCGTCGACCGCGTCCTCGCCCAGGGCATCGCCCGGTGGGTCGCACCCGGCGTCGTCGACGTCGAGGGTGCGCTGCCGCGGCTGTGCGCGCCGGTGCGGTGCAACGGCATGCTGCTCGGGTACCTGTGGCTGATCGACGAGGACGGCACGTTCACCGACCACGAGGTGACGTCCGCCGGCGAGGCCGCCGCGTCCGCCGGCGCGATGCTGCTGCGCCGGCTGCTGCTCCACGAGCGCTCGAAGGCGCGGCAGGAGGGGATCCTGCGCGAGCTCGTCTCCGGCGACCTCGCGGTGCGCGCGCAGGCGATCGAAGACCTGCGCGCCGAACAGCTCTTCGGGGACGAGAGCACGTGTTTCACCGTGCTCGCCGTGCACGGCCCGGCGTCGGACGCGACCGCCGCGCCGCGGGAGGTCGCGTTCGAGGCGGCGGTCGAAGACGGGATCCGCGCGATCACCGACGACGTCGCGCTGATGGCGGCGAACCGGTCGCGCGCGTGGATCCTGCTCGTCCAGCGGGTTCCGCCGTCCCGCGGCCTGGTCGAGGCGGTCGCCGAGCGGATCACCGCCCGCTTCCGGCGGCTCGGCGACGAAAACGGCCGGCCGGTGTTCGGGCTCGGCGGCACCGTCGCGAGCCTCGGCGAGGTCGTCACGTCGTACCGGCAGGCGCTGCTGGCCACGCGGGCGGCGTTGCTGCTGCCCGGCACCGGCGCCGTGGCGCGCTGGGGCGAGCTGGGGCCGTACGAGCTCCTGCTGAAGCTCCCGGCCGAAGACCTCCTCGACGCGTCGTCGGTGCCGGCGCTCGCGGCGGTCGAGCGCGAGGACACCCACGACGTCCTGATCGCGTCGCTGACCGATTTCTTCGACCACGGCGGGAACATCCAGCGCGCCGCCGACTCGCTGCGCATCCACCGCACGACGCTGTACCAGCGGCTCAAGCGGATCGAGCAGATCACCGGCTGCAGCCTGGACTCCGGCGACGACCGGCTGATGCTGCACCTCGGGCTCAAGCTGCGGATGATCGCCGCCGCGTACCGCGAGCACCCGGGCCGCTGA